The following proteins are encoded in a genomic region of Opisthocomus hoazin isolate bOpiHoa1 chromosome 4, bOpiHoa1.hap1, whole genome shotgun sequence:
- the AGR3 gene encoding anterior gradient protein 3: MLHSTLALSLLLIAVSSNLAMAIKKEKRAPQTLSRGWGDDITWVQTYEEGLYQAKKSNKPLMVIHHLEDCQYCQALKKAFAENEEIQEMAQNSFVMLNLMHETTDKNLSPDGQYVPRIMFIDPSLTVRADITGRYSNRLYTYEPQDIPFLIENMKKALRLIQTEL, from the exons ATGCTCCATTCAACATTGGCCTTGTCTCTCCTACTAATTGCAGTCTCTTCCAACCTTGCGATGGCAATCAAAAAGGAAAAACGAGCGCCTCAGACACTGTCAAGAG GGTGGGGAGATGATATTACCTGGGTACAAACTTATGAAGAAGGGCTTTATCAagcaaaaaaaag TAACAAGCCACTGATGGTTATTCATCATTTAGAAGACTGTCAATACTGCCaag CACTGAAGAAAGCTTTTGCAGAGAATGAAGAGATACAGGAAATGGCCCAAAATAGCTTCGTTATGCTGAATCTCATG CACGAAACCACAGATAAAAACCTGTCACCTGATGGACAATACGTGCCTCGAATCATGTTCATAg ACCCATCTCTCACAGTAAGAGCTGATATCACAGGAAGATACTCCAACCGTCTTTACACCTACGAACCACAAGACATACCATTCT taatagAGAACATGAAGAAGGCACTACGCCTCATTCAGACAGAACTGTAA